In Ipomoea triloba cultivar NCNSP0323 chromosome 7, ASM357664v1, a single genomic region encodes these proteins:
- the LOC116025552 gene encoding uncharacterized protein LOC116025552: MRRFAEPAVGILLFWLCFLGGVTAAAEYVKYKDPKQPVGVRIRDLMKRMSLAEKVGQMTQIERHVASPDVINKYFIGSVLSGGGSTPVPKAPVEAWVNMVNEMQKGALSTRLGIPMLYGIDAVHGHNNVYGATVFPHNVGLGVTRDPELVKRIGAATALEVRATGLPYVFAPCIAVCRDPRWGRCYESYSEDHKIVQMMTEIIPGLQGDLPASSRKGIPFVSGRTKVAACAKHFVGDGGTFKGIDENNTVISLNGLFDIHMPAYIDSIRKGVSTVMVSYSSWNGLKMHANRALITGFLKDKLKFRGFVISDWEGVDKITDPPRANYTYAVQSAVLAGIDMVMGQERLTEFLDILTSLVRKNIIPMSRIDDAVRRILRVKFVMGLFDNPIADLSLKNHLGSKEHRELAREAVRKSLVLLKNGKTANHPLLPLPKKATKILVAGIHADNIGYQCGGWTITWQGLGGNDITIGTTILSAVKRTVDPSTQVVYQENPDTKFVSANHFDYAIVVVGELPYAEMFGDSSNLTIAVPGTSIINNVCGAVRCVVVVISGRPVVMEPYVNKVDAIVAAWLPGTEGQGVADLLFGDYGFTGKLARTWFKSVDQLPMNVGDPHYDPLFPFGFGLVTKAV; encoded by the exons ATGAGGAGATTTGCAGAACCAGCTGTGGGCATCCTGCTGTTCTGGCTATGCTTCTTGGGCGGTGTCACGGCAGCGGCGGAGTACGTGAAATACAAGGACCCAAAACAGCCGGTTGGGGTTAGAATCAGGGACTTGatgaaaagaatgagccttgcgGAGAAGGTAGGGCAGATGACCCAGATTGAGAGGCATGTTGCTTCCCCTGATGTGATCAACAAGTATTTCATTG GGAGTGTGTTGAGTGGTGGAGGGAGTACACCTGTGCCTAAGGCCCCTGTTGAGGCTTGGGTCAATATGGTAAATGAGATGCAGAAAGGTGCACTTTCTACCCGCCTTGGGATTCCTATGCTTTATGGAATTGATGCTGTCCATGGCCACAACAATGTCTATGGGGCTACAGTTTTCCCCCATAATGTTGGGCTCGGGGTCACAAG AGATCCCGAACTTGTAAAGCGGATTGGAGCTGCGACTGCACTCGAAGTCAGAGCCACGGGGCTCCCTTATGTTTTTGCTCCCTGCATAGCA GTCTGCAGGGATCCTAGATGGGGACGCTGTTATGAAAGCTATAGTGAAGATCACAAGATTGTGCAAATGATGACCGAGATCATACCTGGTTTACAAGGAGATCTCCCAGCAAGCTCCCGTAAGGGCATTCCCTTTGTTTCTGGAAG GACAAAAGTTGCAGCCTGTGCTAAGCACTTTGTGGGAGACGGTGGCACGTTCAAGGGCATTGATGAGAATAATACCGTTATTAGCCTAAATGGGCTGTTCGACATCCACATGCCTGCATATATTGATTCAATCAGAAAGGGCGTTTCAACCGTAATGGTATCTTACTCTAGCTGGAATGGCTTGAAGATGCATGCTAATCGTGCCCTAATCACGGGCTTCCTCAAAGACAAACTCAAGTTCCGA GGATTTGTCATTTCAGATTGGGAGGGAGTTGACAAGATCACCGATCCACCCCGGGCTAATTACACTTATGCAGTTCAATCTGCAGTTCTTGCAGGGATCGATATG GTTATGGGTCAGGAGAGATTGACGGAGTTTTTAGATATCCTCACTTCCCTAGTGAGGAAAAACATCATCCCGATGAGCAGAATAGATGATGCCGTGAGGAGGATATTGCGGGTTAAGTTTGTGATGGGTCTGTTTGATAACCCGATTGCTGATCTCAGCTTGAAGAaccatctcgggagcaag GAGCACCGAGAACTGGCAAGGGAAGCTGTTAGAAAGTCACTTGTGCTCTTGAAGAATGGAAAAACCGCAAATCATCCTTTGCTTCCCCTTCCAAAGAAAGCAACAAAGATACTCGTGGCTGGAATCCACGCGGATAACATAGGCTACCAATGCGGGGGCTGGACTATAACCTGGCAGGGTCTCGGAGGCAACGACATTACAATTG GGACTACGATATTATCTGCTGTGAAAAGAACGGTTGATCCTTCGACACAAGTTGTCTACCAAGAAAATCCCGACACGAAGTTTGTGAGTGCCAACCACTTTGATTATGCCATCGTTGTTGTCGGGGAGCTTCCCTATGCAGAGATGTTTGGTGACAGCTCGAATCTTACGATAGCTGTGCCCGGGACTAGCATTATCAACAATGTGTGTGGCGCTGTCCGATGCGTGGTGGTCGTCATCTCGGGCCGCCCGGTTGTGATGGAGCCCTATGTTAACAAGGTAGATGCAATTGTCGCGGCTTGGCTTCCGGGAACTGAAGGCCAGGGTGTTGCTGATCTCTTGTTTGGTGACTACGGGTTCACAGGTAAGCTCGCTCGCACTTGGTTCAAGTCGGTTGATCAGCTCCCGATGAACGTTGGCGATCCCCACTACGATCCCTTGTTCCCTTTCGGGTTTGGTCTCGTGACAAAAGCTGTATAA